The genomic region CGACGGAGACGAAGCGCAGGCCCTGCTTGCTGTACTCGGCGGCCAGCGCGTGGGTCATGGACTGGATGCCGCCCTTGCTGGCCGCGTAGGCGGACATGTAGGGGTGCGCGAAGGACGCCGAGGTGGAGCTGAAGTTCACGACGACCGGCCGGTCGCCCGCCAGCAGCGCCGGGAGCGACTCCCGGATCATCAGGAAGGTGCCGGTCAGGTTGACCGCGATGATCTTGTTCCAGAAGTCGAGCGTGGTCTGGTGGGTGTGGGCGGAGCGCAGGATGCCGGCCGCGTTGACCAGTACGTCGATCCCGCCGAGCGTGCCGACGGCGGCGGCCACGCCCTCCTTGACGGCGCTCTCGTCGGATATGTCCAGGACGCCGGTGGTGAGGCGGTCCGCGACTCCGGCAGCGGCGGCCTGGCCGGCGGTCTCACCCAGGCCGGTTTCACTGACGTCCACCGTGTGGACGCGGCCGCCCTCGGCGAGGATGCGGTGGACGGTGGCGCGGCCGATGCCGGAGCCGCCGCCGGTGATGAGGACGCGACGTCCTTCGAAACGGTTCATGGGGGTGAGCGTACCGAAGCGATGACACGCTTTGCCAGAGTGGCAATCACTGCAATATGTCGTGGTACCGGGAGGTAGGCTTCACCCCGTGAGATCCCCTCGCCCGTACTCCCCCCAGGCCGACCCCGGAGCCCAGTCGCTGACCGAGCGCCGCAAGGCCGCCACCCAGCTCGACATCGCCCGCGCGGCCTGCGAACTGTTCGCCGCGCACGGCCCCGACGGCACGACCGCCGAGGACATCGCCCACCGGGCGGGGGTGGCGCTGCGCACGTTCTACCGCTACTTCCGCAACAAGCAGGAGGCGGTGGCCCCGCTGCTGGCGGGCGGCGGCGACGCCTGGCGCGCGCTGCTCGCCGAGGAGGATCCCGGCACCCCCCTCGCCGAGGCCCTGGAGCGCGCCGTCAGGCGGTCACTGAGCGACTCCCAGACGGTCGAGGAGGGCCTGGAGGTGACCCGCGGCCTGCTGCGCGCGGCGGCGACCGACGAGGCCCTGCGGGCGGTCTGGTACCGGGTGAACCAGGACTCCGAGGAGCGCCTGGTCCCGGTGGTCGCCCGGCTGGCCGGCGCCGAGGCGGACCCTCTGGGCGTCCGCCTGCTCGCCGCGGCGGCGACGGACGCGATCCGGATCTCGCTGGAGCTGTGGTCGACGACGGACGACCCGGTGTCGGGCCCCGGCTCCCCGGCCGAACTCGCGGTCCGCTGCCTGCACGACCTCACCGGCGCGATGCCCCTGCTGCGCTGATCGTCAGCGCGGCAGGGGCATCTGGTCCGCCCGGTGGCCCTCTGTGTCCTCACAGGCGTCAGCGGCCGCCGCCCCAGCCTCCGCCACCGTCGCCGCCACCGCCATTGCCCCAGTCACCGCTGCCGCCGCCGTCACCGCCACGGCCGTTGCCCCAGTCACCGTTGCCGCCGGAGTCGTTCCAGTTCCAGTTGCCGCCGTCACCGCCGCTGCCGGAATCGTTCCAGTTCCAGTTGCCGCCGTCACCGCCACGGCCCGAGTCGTTCCAGTTCCAGTTGCCGCCGTCACCGCCACGGCCCGAGTCGTTCCAGTTCGAGTCGTTCCAGTAGCCCCAGTCGTAGCGGTTGTTACGGCCGTCGCCGCCGACTCCGCCGTCGTCCCAGCACCAGCTGGGGCGGTCGCGCCAGTCGCGGTTGCAGCACTCGTCCCAGCGCCAGTCGCTCCAGCGCCCGTCCGAGCACCTCCACGTACCGCCACCGGTGGAAGTGGCCGAGGCGGTGCCGACCGGCATCAGACCGATGGCGACTCCTGCGGCGCCCGCCATGGCAGCCGCGATGATCCTACGGCGCATGTTCACGCACCTCCGAACACGTTTCGCTTATTCGGCCTTTAGGACATTTCAACCCTCACTCGGGCTCGTCGCGCTGTCAAAGCAGAAAGGCCCCCCGCCGCGCTCCGAGGAGTGCGGCGGGGGGCCTTTCACCAGGCATTTTTACAGCGTTTTTACAGGTCGAAGTAGAGCTCGAACTCGTGCGGGTGCGGACGCTGCGCGATCGGGGCGATCTCGTGCGTGCGCTTGTAGTCGATCCAGGTCTCGATCAGGTCGGGGGTGAAGACACCGCCGGCCAGGAGGTACTCGTGGTCCGCCTCCAGCGCCTTGAGGACGTCCTCGAGGCTGGTCGGGACCTGCGGGACGCTCGCGTGCTCGTCGGGCGAGAGCTCGTAGAGGTCCTTGTCGATCGGCTCCATCGGCTCGATCTTGTTCTTGATGCCGTCGAGGCCCGCGAGCAGCAGCGCCGAGAAGGCGAGGTACGGGTTGGACGACGGGTCCGGGGCGCGGAACTCGACGCGCTTGGCCTTCGGGTTCGAGCCCGTGATCGGGATGCGCATGGCGGCGGAGCGGTTGCGCTGCGAGTACACCATGTTGACCGGCGCCTCGAAGCCCGGCACCAGGCGGTGGTACGAGTTCACCGTCGGGTTGGTGAACGCCAGCAGCGACGGGGCGTGCTTGAGGATGCCGCCGATGTAGTAGCGGGCGGTGTCCGACAGGCCCGCGTAGCCGGCCTCGTCGTAGAACAGCGGGTCGCCGTTGGCCCACAGCGACTGGTGCACGTGCATGCCCGAGCCGTTGTCACCGAAGATCGGCTTCGGCATGAAGGTCGCGGTCTTGCCGTTGCGCCAGGCGACGTTCTTCACGACGTACTTGAAGAGCATCAGGTCGTCGGCCGCGGCGAGCAGCGTGTTGAACTTGTAGTTGATCTCGGCCTGGCCACCGGTGCCGACCTCGTGGTGCTGGCGCTCGACCTGGAGGCCCTGGGCGTCCAGTTCGAGGGAGATCTCGGCGCGCAGGTCGGCGAAGTGGTCGACCGGGGCTACGGGGAAGTAACCACCCTTGTAGCGGACCTTGTAGCCGCGGTTGTTCTCCTCGGAACCGGTGTTCCAGGCGCCGGCCTCGGAGTCGATGTGGTAGAAGCCCTCGTTCGCGGAGGTCGCGAAGCGCACGCTGTCGAACACGTAGAACTCGGCCTCGGGGCCGAAGAACGCGGTGTCGGCGATGCCGGTGGAGGCGAGGTACGCCTCGGCCTTCTTCGCGATGTTGCGCGGGTCGCGGCTGTAGGCCTCACCCGTGATCGGGTCGTGGATGAAGAAGTTGATGTTCAGCGTCTTGTCACGGCGGAACGGGTCCAGGCGGGCCGTGGTGATGTCGGCACGCAGAGCCATGTCGGACTCGTGGATGGCCTGGAAGCCGCGGATCGAGGAGCCGTCGAAGGCGAGCTCCTCCGCCGGGTCGAACGCCCGCGCCGGGATGGTGAAGTGCTGCATCACACCAGGCAGGTCGCAGAAGCGGACGTCGACGAACTTGACGTCGTTCTCCTCGATGTACTGCTTCACTTCGTCGGCGTTCTGGAACATCCAACTCCTCCTACTCCCGGCCCCGGGGGAGGGACGGGTTGCATAGCTCGTGGTGCGTCAGTGCGGTGCCGCACGCTGACCCGACCATAAGCAGACGGGATTTCTCAAGCATGACCCATTTGTTTCGCACACGTTAACCAGGGTCCCGTCCGAAGGCCGTGAGGCAGCACCGGTACCGTGGTCGGGTGGACAACAGGCAAGCATTCGGATCCTGGCTCTCCGGCCCCCGCGCGGCCGCGGAGGAGATGGGCGTCGACTTCGGCCATCCGGGCCAACGGCTCGGCCTGCCTCAGCAGGGGCCCGGGTCCGTGGCCCGGTTCGGCCGCCGGCTCGCGGGTGTCGCCCTCGACTGGACCGGCTGCCTGCTGATCGCCTACGGGCTGGTCACGGGCGGCGACATGGCCGCCGCGCGCAGCTGGACGCTGTGGCTCTTCCTGGCCCTGAGCATCCTCACGGTCGGCACCGTGGGCTTCACCCCCGGCAAGCGGATCGTGGGGATCCGAGTGATCTCGGAGGACGGCGGCCGCCTCGGCGCCGTCCGGGTGATCGTGCGCACGCTGCTGCTGGCCCTGGTCATCCCCGCGCTGATCTGGGACCGTGACGGCCGCGGCCTGCACGACCGGCTCGCGCGCGCCGTCCAGGTGCGCATCTGAGGCCTGCGGCAGGCAGGCAGGACGGGCAGGACGGCACACACGACGACACGGACACAGGGGCGCCCCCCGAGCCGCGCGGCTCGGGGGGCGCCCCTGTGTCGTATACGAAAATCAGGTCAGCGGGTCAGCGCATCTTCCCGCCGCGCGGCATCTTCATGCCCTTCGGCATCGGGCCCTTCGGCAGCGGCATGTTGCTCATGAGGTCACCCATGGCCCGCAGCTTGTCGTTGACCTGGGTGATCTGCGGTCCGGCCAGCACGCGCGGCAGCTTGAGCAGGGTGGTGCGCACCTTCTTGAGCGGCACCTCGCCCTCGCCCGTACCCACGATGAAGGTGTGCACCGGCACGTCCGGCATGATCCGGGCCAGCTTCTTCTTCTCGTTCGCGAGCAGCGGCTTCACGCGGTTCGGGTTGCCCTCGGCGATCAGCACGACGCCGGCCTTGCCGACGGCCCGGTGGACGATGTCCTGCTGCCGGGTCATCGCGACCGCCGGGGTGGTCGTCCAGCCCCGGCCCACGTTGTCCAGTACGGCCGCGGCCGCGCCCGGCTGTCCCTCCATCTGCCCGAAGGCAGCCCGCTCGGCTCGTCGCCCGAAGACGATCGCCATCGCGAGGAACGCCACCAGGAAGCCCAGAATGCCCAGGTAGACCGGGTGGTCGATCAGGAAGCCGATCGCAAGAAAGACACCGAAGGTGACGATTCCCACGCCCGCGACGATCAGACCGACCTTCGGGTCGGCCTTGCGCGTCATCTTGTACGTCAGGGCGATCTGCTTCAGTCGCCCGGGGTTCGCAGCAGTCTCTGCGTTTGACTTCCTCGCCATACAGCGAAGTTTACGTGGCCTGCGGGGTCCGGGTCGCCGCGGCCTCAAGTACGTGTTCGGTTTCGACCCGGTCCTTGGCCCGGCGGCGGTCCTCCAGCACCGCCGTCCAGGCGTTGCGCCGGGCGCCGCTCATGAGCAGCGACTCGATGCCCCGGAAGGCGTCGGAGAGCGTCGGGATGGCGATGGCGCGTACGGGCGCGGCCTGCATGATGTCGATCCCTTTCACGGAACTCACGTCGGCAGTGCGATTGCGGTGCGTGGATTCAGCGTCACTGTTCGGTGTTACCAGGGCGTGACCGGTCGGTCAAATGTGATTGACACGTTGCAAAGACTGACGCGGCCCGCCGGGCTCTTCCTCGAAAGAGCCTAGGGGCCGCGCCTGTGCGGTATTACTGCCTAGTAATGTTTTGTGTGCGAGTTCACACGCTTGCCACGCGGGTTCACGCTCCGGCGTGGCTGCGCTCCTCGGTTCCCGGTCGAGCTCCACCTCGCCACCGCTCCGGCCGCGTGCCCGCCCTCGTGCCTCGGGCAGACCCGCAACCTACGCTCCGGCTCGGCTGCGCTTCTCCATCGCCTGCGCGTAAAGACGACCCGCCCGGTACGACGACCGGACCAGCGGACCGGACATGACGCCGGAGTAGCCGATCTCCTCGGCCTCCTTCGCCAGCTCGACGAACTCGGCCGGCTTCACCCAGCGCTCGACGGGGTGGTGCCGCGGCGAGGGCCGCAGGTACTGGGTGATGGTGATGAGCTCGCAGCCGGCCTCGTGCAGGTCCTTCAGGGCCTGCGAGACCTCCTCGCGCTCCTCGCCCATGCCGAGGATCAGGTTCGACTTGGTGACCAGGCCGTAGGCGCGCGCCTTGGTGATCACTTCGAGGGAGCGCTCGTAGCGGAAGCCGGGGCGGATCCGCTTGAAGATCCGCGGCACCGTCTCGACGTTGTGCGCGAAGACCTCGGGGCGGGAGGCGAAGACCTCCTCCAGCAGCTCCGGGACCGCGTTGAAATCGGGGGCCAGCAGCTCGACCTTGGTGTGGCCGGCCTCGCGGCCCGCCGTCTGCTGGTGGATCTGGCGCACGGTCTCCGCGTACAGCCAGGCGCCGCCGTCGGCCAGGTCGTCGCGCGCGACGCCCGTGATGGTGGCGTAGTTCAGGTCCATCGTGACCACGGACTCGCCGACGCGCCGCGGCTCGTCGCGGTCCAGCGCCTCGGGCTTGCCCGTGTCGATCTGGCAGAAGTCACAGCGCCGGGTGCACTGGTCACCACCGATGAGGAAGGTGGCCTCGCGGTCCTCCCAGCATTCGTAGATGTTCGGACAGCCGGCTTCCTGGCACACCGTGTGCAGTCCTTCGCCCTTCACCAGGGCCTGCATCTTGGTGTACTCGGGACCCATCTTCGCCCGGGTCTTGATCCACTCGGGCTTGCGCTCGATGGGGGTCTGGCTGTTACGGACCTCCAGGCGCAGCATCTTGCGTCCGTCGGGTGCGACTGCGGACACGACCGGCTCCCTGTGACTTCGATTCTTCGGCGCCCACCAGGGTACGCCCGTAAATTCGTACGCTCTTACGTCCGCCAACCTGGGGGGCGCCGGACCCATTCCCCGGCCGTCAGCCGGCGGCCGTCTCGATCTCCCGGGGCCGCAGCTCCGCGTGCTCCAGTACGTCCTTCAGGTGGCGCTCGATGACCGGAACCACCTCGGCGATGGTGATCTCCCGGCCCAGTTCGTACGAGAGCGAGGTCACACCGGCGTCCCGGATGCCGCAGGGGACGATCCGGTCGAACCAGGTGTTGTCAGGGTTCACGTTGATCGCGAAGCCGTGCATCGTGACGCCCTTGGCGACCCGGATGCCGATGGCGGCGAGCTTGCGGTCCTCGCGGCGCTGGCCGGCGTTGGACGGGGCGTACTCGGGGCCGTTGAGCCGCGCGTCGAACTCCTCGTCGTGCAGCCGGGGGTCGAATTCGAGCGAGAGGCCGCCGAGCTTGGGGCGCTCCTCGACGGGGTCGCCCAGGACCCAGACGCCGGAACGGCCCTCGACGCGGGTGGTCTCCAGGCCGAACTCGGCGGCGGTGCGGATCAGCGCGTCCTCCAAGCGGCGGACGTGGGCGACCACGTCCACCGGGCGGGGCAGCTTCATGATCGGGTAGCCGACCAGCTGGCCGGGGCCGTGCCAGGTGATCTTGCCGCCGCGGTCCACGTCGACGACGGGCGTGCCGTCGAGCGGGCGCTCGCTGGGGGCGGTGCGCCGGCCGGCGGTGTAGACCGGCAGGTGCTCCACCAGCAGGCAGGTGTCCTCGATCTCGTCCGCGAAGCGGGCGGCGTGCACCCGGCGCTGCTCTTCCCAGGCCTGGGTGTACTCGACGGATTCCGGCCCGAAGCCCAGATGGACAAACCCAAGCTCAGCCACCGCAGC from Streptomyces sp. NBC_00190 harbors:
- a CDS encoding TetR family transcriptional regulator; this encodes MRSPRPYSPQADPGAQSLTERRKAATQLDIARAACELFAAHGPDGTTAEDIAHRAGVALRTFYRYFRNKQEAVAPLLAGGGDAWRALLAEEDPGTPLAEALERAVRRSLSDSQTVEEGLEVTRGLLRAAATDEALRAVWYRVNQDSEERLVPVVARLAGAEADPLGVRLLAAAATDAIRISLELWSTTDDPVSGPGSPAELAVRCLHDLTGAMPLLR
- the glnA gene encoding type I glutamate--ammonia ligase — translated: MFQNADEVKQYIEENDVKFVDVRFCDLPGVMQHFTIPARAFDPAEELAFDGSSIRGFQAIHESDMALRADITTARLDPFRRDKTLNINFFIHDPITGEAYSRDPRNIAKKAEAYLASTGIADTAFFGPEAEFYVFDSVRFATSANEGFYHIDSEAGAWNTGSEENNRGYKVRYKGGYFPVAPVDHFADLRAEISLELDAQGLQVERQHHEVGTGGQAEINYKFNTLLAAADDLMLFKYVVKNVAWRNGKTATFMPKPIFGDNGSGMHVHQSLWANGDPLFYDEAGYAGLSDTARYYIGGILKHAPSLLAFTNPTVNSYHRLVPGFEAPVNMVYSQRNRSAAMRIPITGSNPKAKRVEFRAPDPSSNPYLAFSALLLAGLDGIKNKIEPMEPIDKDLYELSPDEHASVPQVPTSLEDVLKALEADHEYLLAGGVFTPDLIETWIDYKRTHEIAPIAQRPHPHEFELYFDL
- a CDS encoding SCO2195 family GlnR-regulated protein, whose amino-acid sequence is MQAAPVRAIAIPTLSDAFRGIESLLMSGARRNAWTAVLEDRRRAKDRVETEHVLEAAATRTPQAT
- a CDS encoding DUF4191 domain-containing protein is translated as MARKSNAETAANPGRLKQIALTYKMTRKADPKVGLIVAGVGIVTFGVFLAIGFLIDHPVYLGILGFLVAFLAMAIVFGRRAERAAFGQMEGQPGAAAAVLDNVGRGWTTTPAVAMTRQQDIVHRAVGKAGVVLIAEGNPNRVKPLLANEKKKLARIMPDVPVHTFIVGTGEGEVPLKKVRTTLLKLPRVLAGPQITQVNDKLRAMGDLMSNMPLPKGPMPKGMKMPRGGKMR
- the lipB gene encoding lipoyl(octanoyl) transferase LipB, which encodes MAELGFVHLGFGPESVEYTQAWEEQRRVHAARFADEIEDTCLLVEHLPVYTAGRRTAPSERPLDGTPVVDVDRGGKITWHGPGQLVGYPIMKLPRPVDVVAHVRRLEDALIRTAAEFGLETTRVEGRSGVWVLGDPVEERPKLGGLSLEFDPRLHDEEFDARLNGPEYAPSNAGQRREDRKLAAIGIRVAKGVTMHGFAINVNPDNTWFDRIVPCGIRDAGVTSLSYELGREITIAEVVPVIERHLKDVLEHAELRPREIETAAG
- the lipA gene encoding lipoyl synthase; translation: MSAVAPDGRKMLRLEVRNSQTPIERKPEWIKTRAKMGPEYTKMQALVKGEGLHTVCQEAGCPNIYECWEDREATFLIGGDQCTRRCDFCQIDTGKPEALDRDEPRRVGESVVTMDLNYATITGVARDDLADGGAWLYAETVRQIHQQTAGREAGHTKVELLAPDFNAVPELLEEVFASRPEVFAHNVETVPRIFKRIRPGFRYERSLEVITKARAYGLVTKSNLILGMGEEREEVSQALKDLHEAGCELITITQYLRPSPRHHPVERWVKPAEFVELAKEAEEIGYSGVMSGPLVRSSYRAGRLYAQAMEKRSRAGA
- a CDS encoding SDR family NAD(P)-dependent oxidoreductase, encoding MNRFEGRRVLITGGGSGIGRATVHRILAEGGRVHTVDVSETGLGETAGQAAAAGVADRLTTGVLDISDESAVKEGVAAAVGTLGGIDVLVNAAGILRSAHTHQTTLDFWNKIIAVNLTGTFLMIRESLPALLAGDRPVVVNFSSTSASFAHPYMSAYAASKGGIQSMTHALAAEYSKQGLRFVSVAPGSIESGMTTGTGPGLPEDTDWSLFAKLAPAIGQGFAGPQTVAGVVAMLASEDGAFITGTEIRIDGGTHY
- a CDS encoding RDD family protein, with the translated sequence MDNRQAFGSWLSGPRAAAEEMGVDFGHPGQRLGLPQQGPGSVARFGRRLAGVALDWTGCLLIAYGLVTGGDMAAARSWTLWLFLALSILTVGTVGFTPGKRIVGIRVISEDGGRLGAVRVIVRTLLLALVIPALIWDRDGRGLHDRLARAVQVRI